A stretch of the Panthera uncia isolate 11264 chromosome D1, Puncia_PCG_1.0, whole genome shotgun sequence genome encodes the following:
- the API5 gene encoding apoptosis inhibitor 5 isoform X1, whose protein sequence is MPTVEELYRNYGILADATEQVGQHKDAYQVILDGVKGGTKEKRLAAQFIPKFFKHFPELADSAINAQLDLCEDEDVSIRRQAIKELPQFATGENLPRVADILTQLLQTDDSAEFNLVNNALLSIFKMDAKGTLGGLFSQILQGEDIVRERAIKFLSTKLKTLPDEVLTKEVEELILTESKKVLEDVTGEEFVLFMKILSGLKSLQTVSGRQQLVELVAEQADLEQTFNPSDPDCVDRLLQCTRQAVPLFSKNVHSTRFVTYFCEQVLPNLSSLTTPVEGLDIQLEVLKLLAEMSSFCGDMEKLETNLRKLFDKLLEYMPLPPEEAENGENAGNEEPKLQFSYVECLLYSFHQLGRKLPDFLTAKLNAEKLKDFKIRLQYFARGLQVYIRQLRLALQGKTGEALKTEENKIKVVALKITNNINVLIKDLFHIPPSYKSTVTLSWKPVQKVEIGQKRANEDTTSGSPPKKSPAGPKRDARQIYNPPSGKYSSNLSNFNYEQRGAFRGSRGGRGWGARGNRSRGRLY, encoded by the exons ATGCCGACCGTAGAAGAGCTTTATCGCAACTATGGCATCCTAGCCGACGCTACGGAGCAAGTTGGCCAG catAAAGATGCCTATCAAGTGATACTAGATGGTGTGAAAGGTGGTACGAAGGAAAAAAGATTAGCAGCTCAGTTTATTCCGAAATTCTTTAAGCATTTTCCAGAATTGGCTGATTCTGCTATCAATGCACAGTTGGACCTCTGTGAGGATGAAGACGTATCA ATTCGACGGCAAGCAATTAAAGAGCTGCCTCAGTTTGCCACCGGAGAAAATCTTCCCAGAGTGGCAGATATACTAACCCAACTTCTGCAGACAG ATGATTCTGCAGAATTTAACTTAGTGAACAATGCCCTGTTAAGTATATTTAAGATGGATGCAAAAG GGACTTTAGGTGGCTTGTTTAGCCAAATACTTCAGGGAGAGGACATTGTTAGAGAACGAGCAATCAAATTCCTTTCTACAAAACTTAAGACTTTACCAGATGAGGTCTTAACAAAGGAAGTAGAGGAACTTATACTAACTGAATCCAAAAAG GTCCTAGAAGATGTTACTGGTGAAGAATTTGTCCTGTTTATGAAGATACTATCTGGGTTAAAAAGCTTACAGACAGTGAGTGGAAGACAGCAACTCGTAGAGTTGGTGGCTGAACAGGCTGACCTGGAACAAACCTTCAATCCCTCCGATCCTGACTGTGTGGACAGGCTCTTACAGTGCACTCGGCAGGCAGTACCCCTCTTCTCT AAAAATGTGCATTCCACAAGGTTTGTGACTTATTTCTGTGAGCAGGTTCTCCCTAACCTCAGTTCCTTGACTACCCCAGTGGAGGGCCTCGATATACAGTTGGAG GTATTGAAACTATTGGCAGAGATGAGTTCATTTTGTGGTGACAtggaaaaactagaaacaaatttAAGGAAACTGTTTGACAAGTTATTG GAATACATGCCTCTCCCTCCAGAAGAAGCAGAAAACGGGGAGAATGCTGGTAATGAAGAACCCAAGCTACAGTTCAGTTATGTGGAGTGTTTGTTGTACAGCTTCCACCAGTTGGGCCGAAAACTTCCAGATTTCTTAACAGCCAAATTGAATGCAGAAAAGCTCAAAGATTTCAAAATTAG GCTGCAGTACTTTGCCCGGGGTCTGCAGGTTTATATCAGACAACTTCGCTTGGCTCTGCAGGGTAAAACAGGCGAAGCCTTAAAAACAGAAGAG AACAAGATTAAAGTTGTTGCATTGAAAATAACCAATAATATCAATGTTTTAATCAAG GATCTCTTCCACATTCCTCCTTCTTATAAAAGCACAGTAACATTATCCTGGAAACCTGTACAGAAGGTGGAAATTGG GCAGAAGAGAGCCAATGAAGATACAACTTCTGGTTCACCACCGAAGAAATCTCCAGCAGGACCAAAAAGGGATGCCAGGCAGATTTATAATCCTCCTAGTGGGAAATATAGCAGCAATTTGAGCAACTTTAATTATG AGCAGAGAGGAGCCTTCAGGGGAAGTAGAGGTGGCCGAGGTTGGGGAGCACGAGGAAATCGTAGTCGGGGAAGACTCTACTGA
- the API5 gene encoding apoptosis inhibitor 5 isoform X2 — MPTVEELYRNYGILADATEQVGQHKDAYQVILDGVKGGTKEKRLAAQFIPKFFKHFPELADSAINAQLDLCEDEDVSIRRQAIKELPQFATGENLPRVADILTQLLQTDDSAEFNLVNNALLSIFKMDAKGTLGGLFSQILQGEDIVRERAIKFLSTKLKTLPDEVLTKEVEELILTESKKVLEDVTGEEFVLFMKILSGLKSLQTVSGRQQLVELVAEQADLEQTFNPSDPDCVDRLLQCTRQAVPLFSKNVHSTRFVTYFCEQVLPNLSSLTTPVEGLDIQLEVLKLLAEMSSFCGDMEKLETNLRKLFDKLLEYMPLPPEEAENGENAGNEEPKLQFSYVECLLYSFHQLGRKLPDFLTAKLNAEKLKDFKIRLQYFARGLQVYIRQLRLALQGKTGEALKTEENKIKVVALKITNNINVLIKDLFHIPPSYKSTVTLSWKPVQKVEIGQKRANEDTTSGSPPKKSPAGPKRDARQIYNPPSGKYSSNLSNFNYERSLQGK; from the exons ATGCCGACCGTAGAAGAGCTTTATCGCAACTATGGCATCCTAGCCGACGCTACGGAGCAAGTTGGCCAG catAAAGATGCCTATCAAGTGATACTAGATGGTGTGAAAGGTGGTACGAAGGAAAAAAGATTAGCAGCTCAGTTTATTCCGAAATTCTTTAAGCATTTTCCAGAATTGGCTGATTCTGCTATCAATGCACAGTTGGACCTCTGTGAGGATGAAGACGTATCA ATTCGACGGCAAGCAATTAAAGAGCTGCCTCAGTTTGCCACCGGAGAAAATCTTCCCAGAGTGGCAGATATACTAACCCAACTTCTGCAGACAG ATGATTCTGCAGAATTTAACTTAGTGAACAATGCCCTGTTAAGTATATTTAAGATGGATGCAAAAG GGACTTTAGGTGGCTTGTTTAGCCAAATACTTCAGGGAGAGGACATTGTTAGAGAACGAGCAATCAAATTCCTTTCTACAAAACTTAAGACTTTACCAGATGAGGTCTTAACAAAGGAAGTAGAGGAACTTATACTAACTGAATCCAAAAAG GTCCTAGAAGATGTTACTGGTGAAGAATTTGTCCTGTTTATGAAGATACTATCTGGGTTAAAAAGCTTACAGACAGTGAGTGGAAGACAGCAACTCGTAGAGTTGGTGGCTGAACAGGCTGACCTGGAACAAACCTTCAATCCCTCCGATCCTGACTGTGTGGACAGGCTCTTACAGTGCACTCGGCAGGCAGTACCCCTCTTCTCT AAAAATGTGCATTCCACAAGGTTTGTGACTTATTTCTGTGAGCAGGTTCTCCCTAACCTCAGTTCCTTGACTACCCCAGTGGAGGGCCTCGATATACAGTTGGAG GTATTGAAACTATTGGCAGAGATGAGTTCATTTTGTGGTGACAtggaaaaactagaaacaaatttAAGGAAACTGTTTGACAAGTTATTG GAATACATGCCTCTCCCTCCAGAAGAAGCAGAAAACGGGGAGAATGCTGGTAATGAAGAACCCAAGCTACAGTTCAGTTATGTGGAGTGTTTGTTGTACAGCTTCCACCAGTTGGGCCGAAAACTTCCAGATTTCTTAACAGCCAAATTGAATGCAGAAAAGCTCAAAGATTTCAAAATTAG GCTGCAGTACTTTGCCCGGGGTCTGCAGGTTTATATCAGACAACTTCGCTTGGCTCTGCAGGGTAAAACAGGCGAAGCCTTAAAAACAGAAGAG AACAAGATTAAAGTTGTTGCATTGAAAATAACCAATAATATCAATGTTTTAATCAAG GATCTCTTCCACATTCCTCCTTCTTATAAAAGCACAGTAACATTATCCTGGAAACCTGTACAGAAGGTGGAAATTGG GCAGAAGAGAGCCAATGAAGATACAACTTCTGGTTCACCACCGAAGAAATCTCCAGCAGGACCAAAAAGGGATGCCAGGCAGATTTATAATCCTCCTAGTGGGAAATATAGCAGCAATTTGAGCAACTTTAATTATG AGAGGAGCCTTCAGGGGAAGTAG